The Carnobacterium divergens nucleotide sequence CAAATCCCAAAAACTTTCTTTGTATTCGGAACACTTTTTTCAAGCCTCCTTTTCCATCCACAAGCAGAGGCTACTAAACCTCCAAATCACGCTATTTTAATTGCTGAAGTTTCACCTGTAAACCCGCTAAATCCTACTATAACAGTTGATCCTATGCCTGCTCCACCTGATTACAATTCTCATTCTAAAACAAAAAATAAAGAGATACAAAAACAAAAATCCGTACAAAAAAAAGAATCATCTGATTTAATTACTACAGAAAAAAAAGCAAAACCCAAAAAAAAAGCCTCTAAATTAACAGCTATAAAAAATTTAGATTCCTATTCATTTAATAACAAAAAAACAGATTCTCCTATTGCCTTAAATGACCCAAACGAAGGAGATCCTCCACCCAATTCTTTACCATTAACCTTAACTGGTGAACTACTTTCCGGTTTATCTGGTCTGTTGTTGTATGGTACTATCAACTAAAAAAGCCTATTAAACTAGCTACCGAATAATCGGTTATCCTTAGTTTAATAGGCTTTCTTTTATTTATCATCCAATTTTTAAATAATTTTCACGCTTCAATCCACTCACACTCAACATAATCAAAAAGCTGATTAAGTATAAAATCGATAGGAAACCCATCACGACTAGTAAATTGTATTGATCTAATAAGAACCCAATCACTACTGATGAAAACCCACCAACAGCACGCCCTGTATTAATAATAACGTTATTTGCCGTAGAACGAATGGAGGTTGGATATAAGCGGCTCACAATAGCGCCATAACCTGCAAACATTCCATTAGCGAAAAATCCGACAATGGCTCCGCCAATCAGCATAGTCCATTGATTTGAAGCATAAACGAAAATGAACACCGAAGCTGCTGAAGCTAATAAGAACACACTATATGCCAAGCGAGCACCTAATGTATCTAATATTTTCCCAAACAATAACATACCTAAGCTCATACCTACTATGGTGGAAATCATCCATAAAGACGATCCCGAAACGGACAACCCTAAATTCTTTTGAACGATGGAAGGCAACCAATTCATTAAACCAAAGTATCCAGCGATTTGGATAATCGCCATCATCATGAGAGAAATCGTTTGACGCGCCAACTTAGGCGTTTTAAAAAGTTCTGTTAACGAAACATTGGGTTTATTTTCGGTGTCTGCTTGACTTTTTTTCCACTCTTCACTTTCATCTAAATGATTACGGATAAAAAAGGTCATGACTACCGGTAAAAGTCCGAATAAAAATAATGCGTGCCAACCAAATAGCGGAATAATGATCGCCGCAATAATGGCAGCTAGTATCGCACCCATTTGTCCTGCAACTGCAACTATCGAAGTCATTTTCCCTAATTTTTCTTTCGGAAATGCTTCAGCGACAATTGCCATTCCAATTCCATATTCTCCACCAGCACCAATTCCTGCTAAAAAACGGAAGAGGTAAACCAAGTAAATATTGCTTGCAAAATACATCGCTCCTGTTGCCAGTGCGAAAATTAAAATCGTATAGGTAAAAATTTTAATTCGTCCATATTTATCTGCTAAGACGCCAAAAATAACGCCACCTAAAAGCATTCCCACATTTGTAATGGAAGAAATCAAGCCTGCTGCTGCGCCGTTAACATTTAAATCTGCAATGATTGATGTTAATGCGAAAGATAAGAACATGATGTCCATACTTTCTAACCCTAATCCTGCTGCTGACGAAGCCAATACCCTTTTTTGGTAGCCTGACATTGCTGTTTTGCCTTGTGCCGTTTTACTTATCATATTCACTTTTCCTCCTAAAACGAATGATCTCTGCCATTCATTATTTTACGTTAGACTTATTATACGGATAACTGAGGAAAAGTACAATAGCTTTTTTGCATTTCGTCACAATTTTTTTCCACTTTCATTTTTAACTAATAGCTATTCTCTTCATCATAAAATAATGTGCTTCTGCTGGTAAGGGATGTTCTTCAATTTTTCCAATTTCTTGATACCCATTTTTTAAATAAAAACCTGGAGCATTAAAACTCATTGTTTCTAATACGATCAACTGGCAGTTTTCCTCTTTAGCCAATTGCTCCACATGCTCCAGTAATTGCTTACCTACGCCTTTTCCTCTTGTATTCTCAGCAACATAAAACAATTCAATCCGTAAATAATTCCAATGAATTTCACCCACAATGCCACCGAGTACTTCTCCTGCTTCTTCAATAGAAAAACTGATTTTTTGACTTTCATAACCTGTTAAATCAGGGACTTTCACTTTTGTGTAATCATCTAATTTCTTCAACAATTGTTGGCTATTTTGTGTATAATCTACCTGTTTGATTTCCATTTTGCTTCACTCCATCATTAAATTTATATCTGAACACAAAAAAACTGGACAAGAAAATTAACTTTCGTTAACCATCTTGTCCAGCACAACGTGTACCCTCCGATATTGGATTTCAGCATATCATCCTTTTCGCTAAATTGCAATACCTTTTACAGCTCATGATAAGCGCTATACACCTCTTGCTTTTTCAATTCTCTCAACAACGCCACTTCTTTAATGGCTTTTTTACTTGGCAATTCTTGTTCGTCCATGACTTTTTCAACATGCTCTTTCAAACTCAACTTTTCCCAATCACGTATTTCCTCATGATAAGTACCCTCATGATTGCCTTCTAAAATCAGACAAAATTCTCCACGAACTTCTGAATCGGTCGCCCACTGGTAAGCCTCTTCTAAAGTACCTCGCAAGAACTCTTCAAATTTTTTTGTCAACTCTCGACAACACACAATTTTACGCGTTGGCCCAAAAACTTCTATCATATTTTTCAACACTTCTTTTAAACGATGGGGAGATTCGTATAAGATAACCGTTTCTTGATGCTGATTTAGCTTTGTCAATTCTTGGATTTGTTCTTTCTTTTTCCGCGGTAAAAACCCATAAAAATAAAAAGGTTGCGGTGCTAATCCAGAAGCGATTAAGGCAGTTAAACCAGCGTTCGCTCCCGGTAATGGTACCACTGGAATGGCTAATTCGATACAAGCAACCACCAATTCATGGCCTGGATCACTAATGGAAGGCATTCCTGCATCACTCACTTGTGCAATGCTTGTTCCGGCTAACAATTTTTCCGTTAATTGACCGATACGCTCTTGAGTATTGTGTTCATGAAAACTGATTTGAGGCGTCGTAATTTCAAAATGATTGAGTAATTTTTGCGTATTTCTCGTATCTTCTGAAGCAATTAAATCGACTTCTTTTAACAACCGAATGCCTCGTAACGTCATATCTTCTAAATTGCCAATTGGGGTTGGGATTAAGTAGAGAATTCCTTTTGTTTCATTTTGAAAACTTTTTTGACTTGAAATCATGCGCTATCCCTCCTTTTCATTCTCTGCTTGGCTTAGGTCAACAATACATACTTGTGTTTTTTTAATTGGAAAGTCAATTCCTGCCTGTTTTAAAAAAGCTATTTTTTTAGCCTTCGTTTGTTTTTTAAAGGCATACTCTGCCTTCGTTGCTTCACTTCTTGATGGAAAGCCAGCAGCATAAATCATTTTCAAAGGCCGTCGATACGCAGGCTTTGTATATTTTGCACCGACACCATCATTATGCTCTTTTTCACGTCGTTTCAAATCCGTTGTATACCCACCATAAAACGTACCATCCTGACAAAGGAGTACATAGAAATAACTAGTCTTTATCGCCATATAAAATTCCTCTAATTTCTGGTAAATACTCATTATCTTCACCGTACACGAATAATGGTGGCATCACGCGAAAGCCTGTCTCTTTCCCATCTTTAATGCCTTCAATCAACAAAATATTGGCTTCTTTATTCGCTTTTGGATAAACCAACTGCATTCTTTTTGGCGCTAAACGATTGGCCTTCATGGCTTCTAAAATTTCAATCAAACGATCTGGTCTGTGAACAAAATAAGCTTTGCCGTTCATTTTTAATAAGCCACTGGTCACTGACATCACTTCATTTAAATTTGTATGGATTTCATGTCTTGCAATTGCCAAGTGTGGATTGGGATTTTTTTTACTGGTGACTGGAGATGAAAAATACGGTGGATTACAAGTGACAACATCTACCGAATCCTTTTCAATCCATTTTGTCGCCTCACTTAAATTCCCTTCAATCACACGGACTTGATCCGATAGCTGATTTAGCTGAATGCTTCGTTCTGCCATATCTGCTAGACGTGGTTGAAGTTCAATTCCGGTAATTTTACTTTTGGTTTTCTCACTAAGAAGCAGCCCTACCGCGCCATTTCCAGCACATAGATCCACGATTTGGCTGCGATTTCCTTGTGGAACATTTGCAAAATGCGCTAGCAAAACGGCATCCAATGAGTAGGAAAAAACAGATGGGCTTTGAATAATATCTAAATCAGCTCGAACTAAGCGATCCATCCGTTCATCGTCTTTTAACCATTGTGTCAAATAAGCCACTTCCTTCACTAGTATAATCGTCATTTATTATAACATAAAAAAGATACAAAAAAACGTTAGAAAAAGGTGAATTCCCCTTTCTAACGCCTTCCTTTTATTCCGTTACTTTTAAAATGATTTTCCCAATATTTTTATTGGCTTCCATATAATCATGCGCCGCTGCTGCCTTTTCAAGTGGAAAGACACAATCAATAATCGGTTTAATCGCCCCTGATTCAAAATACGGCAAGGTTTTAGCCATCATTTCGTGCGTTAATTTTGCCTTGTAAGCATCACTTCGAGGTGTTAACAACGTTCCCACCAACGTAATCCGTTTTGCCATCAAACTTCTTAAATCAAATTCTTCCACCACAGAACCACCTAGCGTACCAATTAAAACCCAATGGCCATCTACTTTAATACTTTTTAGATTTTTTTCTACATAGGACGCACCAATAAAATCAAGGATCACATCCACACCCTCTTGATTCGTTACTTCCATAACACGTTCAGAAAAATCTTCCGTTTTATAATTAATCACAACATCCGCTCCAAGTTCTTCACAAAATGCTAACTTGTCTACAGAACCTGCTGTTACAATTACAGTTGCTTTTGTTAATTGTTTTGCTAATTGAATCGCTGCCGTACCAACACCACTAGCACCTGCATGAATCAACACCGTTTGACCTTCTTGTAAATCACCTAACCAATACAAGGTTTGATACGCTGTTAAAAAGACTTCTGGAACCCCTGCTGCCTGTGTAAAATCAAGATGCTCTGGAATCAGAATGGCGCGATCTGCTGGCAATACTGCATACTCTGCGTACCCTCCACGATTCACCAACCCACAAACCCTTGTCCCTTTTGGAAATTCCGTAAACGTGCTCTGATTTTCAACTACTGTACCTGCAATTTCTACTCCAAAAATTGGATAGGGTTCTTTAAAATTTTGGTTTTCTCTTGTCACAATATCTGTCCGGTTAACGGCAGCTGTTTCTACCTTTACTAACAATTCCCCTTGTTTCGGAATTGGAATTCCACTATCTTTTAACACTAATTCCTTAGAACTCCCTGGTTTTTTCATACTAATTGCTTTCATCTATTTCCCCTACTTTCTCTTGTGATCGTAGGATTATTGTAACATAAATGATTCAACTTTCTAAAGAGTTGCGCTGTTAAATTCAAATAAAAAACTACTACTCTGTGAAAGGAGTAGTAGCCAATTAAAATTATTTAGATCCAACGGTAAAGCGTTCATTAATATGCTTACCAGCTTCTGCTTCGTCAACCAATGCTGTTGCAAAATCAGCATAACTAATTTCACTTGAACCTGCAGCATTTACTAATAGATGATCTTTTCCAATCACATACGCACCAGTTTTAGCGCCATCTGGTAAGAACATTGCTGATGGACTAATATACGTCCAAGTAACATCATTTTTTGCTTTTAATTGATCGAAAGCCTCGCCCATGTTGCTTGCAGTTGGTTTAAAGGCATCTGGAAAATCGGGTGTATCCATTACGCGTACCTTCATTTCTGGATCAACATAAAGACTTCCTGCACCACCCACAACCATTAAACGAGGAGCTTTATGAC carries:
- the rsmI gene encoding 16S rRNA (cytidine(1402)-2'-O)-methyltransferase; the protein is MISSQKSFQNETKGILYLIPTPIGNLEDMTLRGIRLLKEVDLIASEDTRNTQKLLNHFEITTPQISFHEHNTQERIGQLTEKLLAGTSIAQVSDAGMPSISDPGHELVVACIELAIPVVPLPGANAGLTALIASGLAPQPFYFYGFLPRKKKEQIQELTKLNQHQETVILYESPHRLKEVLKNMIEVFGPTRKIVCCRELTKKFEEFLRGTLEEAYQWATDSEVRGEFCLILEGNHEGTYHEEIRDWEKLSLKEHVEKVMDEQELPSKKAIKEVALLRELKKQEVYSAYHEL
- a CDS encoding GIY-YIG nuclease family protein, whose amino-acid sequence is MAIKTSYFYVLLCQDGTFYGGYTTDLKRREKEHNDGVGAKYTKPAYRRPLKMIYAAGFPSRSEATKAEYAFKKQTKAKKIAFLKQAGIDFPIKKTQVCIVDLSQAENEKEG
- a CDS encoding NAD(P)-dependent oxidoreductase, whose translation is MKIGIIGASGKAGQMITAEAVAKGHTVTAIVRDAKKVTNKDVAVLERDLFDLTFEDIADFDVLVDAFNAPHGHEELHKTSLAHLVTLLKGHKAPRLMVVGGAGSLYVDPEMKVRVMDTPDFPDAFKPTASNMGEAFDQLKAKNDVTWTYISPSAMFLPDGAKTGAYVIGKDHLLVNAAGSSEISYADFATALVDEAEAGKHINERFTVGSK
- a CDS encoding GNAT family N-acetyltransferase, with product MEIKQVDYTQNSQQLLKKLDDYTKVKVPDLTGYESQKISFSIEEAGEVLGGIVGEIHWNYLRIELFYVAENTRGKGVGKQLLEHVEQLAKEENCQLIVLETMSFNAPGFYLKNGYQEIGKIEEHPLPAEAHYFMMKRIAIS
- a CDS encoding NAD(P)H-quinone oxidoreductase — encoded protein: MKAISMKKPGSSKELVLKDSGIPIPKQGELLVKVETAAVNRTDIVTRENQNFKEPYPIFGVEIAGTVVENQSTFTEFPKGTRVCGLVNRGGYAEYAVLPADRAILIPEHLDFTQAAGVPEVFLTAYQTLYWLGDLQEGQTVLIHAGASGVGTAAIQLAKQLTKATVIVTAGSVDKLAFCEELGADVVINYKTEDFSERVMEVTNQEGVDVILDFIGASYVEKNLKSIKVDGHWVLIGTLGGSVVEEFDLRSLMAKRITLVGTLLTPRSDAYKAKLTHEMMAKTLPYFESGAIKPIIDCVFPLEKAAAAHDYMEANKNIGKIILKVTE
- a CDS encoding MFS transporter, encoding MISKTAQGKTAMSGYQKRVLASSAAGLGLESMDIMFLSFALTSIIADLNVNGAAAGLISSITNVGMLLGGVIFGVLADKYGRIKIFTYTILIFALATGAMYFASNIYLVYLFRFLAGIGAGGEYGIGMAIVAEAFPKEKLGKMTSIVAVAGQMGAILAAIIAAIIIPLFGWHALFLFGLLPVVMTFFIRNHLDESEEWKKSQADTENKPNVSLTELFKTPKLARQTISLMMMAIIQIAGYFGLMNWLPSIVQKNLGLSVSGSSLWMISTIVGMSLGMLLFGKILDTLGARLAYSVFLLASAASVFIFVYASNQWTMLIGGAIVGFFANGMFAGYGAIVSRLYPTSIRSTANNVIINTGRAVGGFSSVVIGFLLDQYNLLVVMGFLSILYLISFLIMLSVSGLKRENYLKIG
- a CDS encoding tRNA1(Val) (adenine(37)-N6)-methyltransferase; protein product: MTQWLKDDERMDRLVRADLDIIQSPSVFSYSLDAVLLAHFANVPQGNRSQIVDLCAGNGAVGLLLSEKTKSKITGIELQPRLADMAERSIQLNQLSDQVRVIEGNLSEATKWIEKDSVDVVTCNPPYFSSPVTSKKNPNPHLAIARHEIHTNLNEVMSVTSGLLKMNGKAYFVHRPDRLIEILEAMKANRLAPKRMQLVYPKANKEANILLIEGIKDGKETGFRVMPPLFVYGEDNEYLPEIRGILYGDKD